In Iodobacter fluviatilis, one DNA window encodes the following:
- a CDS encoding SDR family NAD(P)-dependent oxidoreductase yields the protein MATVSVGVILITGCSSGIGYVTAHGLKAAGWRVFATARADADVEQLKTEGFEALQLDVADSASIQSAVAALLKKTGGRIDALFNNAGFGVPGAVEDLSREAMRHQFETNVFGAIELTNAVLPLMRQQGHGRIIFNGSVLGFAAMPYRGAYNASKFALEGFADTLRQEMMGSHIHTVLLQPGPITSRFRANAQQQFMRWISADKSFHQPSYLAMQARLAKVGPVAPFTLPAEAVLAVVIKALSARRPSARYQITTPTKVFWLLKKILPGRLLDYILLKASGDEPGCSYGRL from the coding sequence ATGGCTACTGTGTCGGTTGGGGTGATCTTAATTACGGGATGTTCAAGTGGAATAGGCTATGTAACGGCTCATGGATTAAAGGCCGCGGGGTGGCGTGTTTTTGCAACAGCCCGGGCCGATGCAGATGTGGAGCAGCTTAAGACTGAGGGTTTTGAGGCGCTGCAGCTTGATGTGGCTGATTCGGCTTCAATACAAAGTGCTGTTGCGGCGCTGCTTAAAAAAACGGGTGGGCGTATTGATGCCTTATTCAATAACGCGGGTTTTGGTGTGCCGGGCGCGGTGGAAGACCTTAGTAGGGAGGCGATGCGCCATCAGTTTGAAACCAATGTATTTGGTGCCATTGAGTTGACAAATGCCGTTTTGCCTCTGATGCGTCAGCAGGGCCACGGGCGCATTATATTTAATGGATCAGTGCTTGGCTTTGCAGCTATGCCTTACCGTGGTGCTTATAACGCGAGTAAATTTGCATTAGAAGGATTTGCAGATACGCTGCGGCAAGAAATGATGGGGAGTCATATTCATACTGTGCTTTTGCAGCCCGGCCCGATTACCAGCCGCTTCAGGGCCAATGCGCAGCAGCAATTTATGCGCTGGATTAGTGCAGATAAAAGCTTTCATCAGCCTTCATACCTAGCAATGCAGGCGCGTCTGGCGAAGGTGGGGCCTGTAGCTCCGTTTACTTTACCGGCCGAAGCGGTGCTGGCTGTTGTGATAAAGGCACTGAGTGCGCGCCGCCCGTCTGCTCGCTATCAAATAACTACGCCAACAAAAGTGTTCTGGCTGCTTAAAAAAATCTTACCCGGGCGTTTGCTGGATTATATTTTATTAAAAGCATCGGGTGATGAGCCCGGATGTAGTTACGGGCGCTTGTAA